A genomic window from Pecten maximus chromosome 6, xPecMax1.1, whole genome shotgun sequence includes:
- the LOC117328735 gene encoding galactose-3-O-sulfotransferase 2-like → MRRNKTVAMSPTRAMYFLCVMICTSVFLYLGVSMDTFTQRRLVSALLVNSSSGPLFRPFPPHLRIVDGIQDSVHLSTTAVTHTVHQNYSHAVSVGFRGKKQTNAAFLKVHKAGSTTIMNIFLRFGVANKLNIVLPNKEDGFGFNYLGYGKTVDRNTIVPVPHNETYNILCNHVVYNRHAFRNIMPVDTVYVGIVREPVSHFLSASVYYRFIHMIQKASGLSNQSSPTEVIHEYFTHQNKYRNIRTIFVRNRMSYDFGLPPSRFDNNHFVEHFIHDLASDFKLVMVMEYFPESLVLLRRYLGWGLEDILYVPLNINVGKSRKYDSLFPADISKLKQWNNADFRLYGFFKRRFLAQVEAEGPSFHKEVQHFKNVQLYVQKFCSKFRRDNQLTIHASEWNDEFSLLADHCRIMTMSEIPLLKMLIQHAKHKYRKSKVRTETLSEDTRLKNSVVEHPRSTNKPQRKQQWDLHKRIPQNKQNIEMYEKVRSQILQIVQKSQSQQNLVPPKTQ, encoded by the exons ATGAGACGCAATAAGACCGTCGCTATGTCCCCCACAAGGGCTATGTATTT CCTGTGTGTGATGATCTGTACGAGTGTTTTCCTGTACCTTGGAGTTTCCATGGACACTTTTACACAACGCCGGTTGGTCAGCGCCCTTCTTGTCAACTCGTCATCCGGTCCACTATTCCGTCCCTTTCCGCCACACCTCAGAATCGTTGATGGAATACAAGACAGTGTTCACCTATCGACAACAGCTGTTACACACACTGTACACCAAAATTATTCTCACGCTGTTTCAGTGGGATTTCGAGGGAAGAAACAAACTAATGCAGCGTTTCTAAAAGTGCACAAAGCCGGAAGTACaacaataatgaatatattCCTACGCTTCGGTGTTgcaaataaactaaatatagTTCTGCCTAATAAAGAGGACGGGTTTGGATTTAATTATCTTGGGTATGGGAAGACAGTTGACAGAAATACCATCGTGCCTGTTCCCCACAACGAGACGTACAACATTTTGTGTAACCACGTGGTTTATAATCGCCATGCGTTCCGTAACATTATGCCTGTGGACACCGTGTATGTGGGGATAGTCCGGGAACCGGTCTCCCACTTTTTGTCTGCCTCTGTCTACTACCGGTTTATCCACATGATACAAAAAGCATCCGGTTTATCCAACCAATCATCGCCAACTGAAGTGATTCACGAATATTTCACCCACCAGAACAAATATCGTAATATACGGACGATATTCGTGAGGAATAGAATGTCCTATGATTTCGGCCTTCCCCCATCACGTTTTGATAACAATCATTTCGTAGAACATTTCATCCATGATCTAGCTAGCGACTTTAAATTGGTGATGGTGATGGAATATTTCCCCGAGTCTCTCGTGCTCCTCAGGCGGTACTTAGGTTGGGGACTAGAAGACATTCTGTACGTCCCTCTCAATATCAACGTAGGTAAATCGAGAAAATACGACAGCCTGTTTCCGGCAGATATAAGTAAACTCAAACAGTGGAACAATGCGGACTTCCGGTTGTATGGGTTTTTCAAAAGACGATTTCTAGCCCAAGTAGAAGCAGAAGGTCCATCTTTTCATAAAGAAGTTCAACATTTCAAAAACGTTCAACTTTATGTGCAAAAGTTTTGTTCCAAGTTCCGACGAGACAATCAATTGACAATACATGCGTCTGAATGGAATGACGAGTTCTCCCTACTGGCGGACCATTGCAGAATTATGACAATGTCAGAAATTCCTTTACTTAAAATGTTGATACAGCACGCCAAGCACAAATACAGGAAATCAAAAGTACGTACCGAAACATTGAGTGAGGATACACGTCTCAAAAATAGTGTGGTAGAACATCCACGTTCTACAAACAAACCTCAGCGAAAGCAGCAATGGGACCTACACAAACGTATaccacaaaacaaacaaaatatagaaatgtaCGAAAAAGTAAGATCACAGATATTACAGATCGTACAAAAGTCACAATCACAACAAAACTTAGTTCCTCCCAAAACACAATGA